A DNA window from Cobetia marina contains the following coding sequences:
- a CDS encoding polysaccharide biosynthesis tyrosine autokinase gives MNQTPQNTATGAMSSAATRDNDDDAIDLGRLFGILLDHKQWIIAITGLFAVIGVVYALLATPIYKVDALIQIDDAPSTNPLADVNSILGKEPPSQSEIEIIRSRMVLGRAVDLLNLDVTVTPKRLPLLGDFLVRRGVERPDFAQGWASTWAGESISVSEMPVDDAMLGSTITLRVVDDAHYELIQDGELLGKGRINQLDSFADGQLNLRVTALNAATGAEFELTHISRMQAIQNLRSTFSVAEQGKETGILTWSMTGEQPRELQRTLNTIADIYYSQNVQRQSEEARNSLEFLDNQVPKVRAQLDEAESRLNAFRTSRDSVDLSLETQSVLERIVNLEAQVNQLELTEAEIAKRYTPSHPTYAALLEKKSQLKREMDKLNAQVKDLPETQQEVLRLTRSVEVTQAIYVQLLNKVQEMEIAKASTVGNVRILDDAGILPQPVKPKKAMIVVIMTLLGGMLSVGVILLRAAFRRGVESPDQLEALGLPMYATIPLSDEQGKLSRKVKRATDKHSRKIPNGLLAERNPADLAIEALRGLRTSLHFAMLESSSNTLMITGPSPGIGKSFIAANLAAVCAQAGQRVLVVDADMRKGHMHSIFDERSECGLSDYLAGKKSLEDVIRPVSALESLSYVARGIAPPNPSELLMSARFQDFLTAVSERYDLVIIDSPPILAVTDAAVIGKHVGTTLLVTRFEVNAPKEVEVSLKRLAASGIAVKGGILNAMERKAAGAYGENYGYYNYSYK, from the coding sequence ATGAATCAGACCCCGCAAAATACAGCCACTGGGGCGATGTCGTCGGCTGCCACTCGCGATAACGATGATGATGCGATTGATCTGGGGCGCCTGTTCGGCATTCTGCTCGATCACAAGCAATGGATCATCGCGATCACTGGCCTGTTTGCCGTCATCGGGGTGGTCTATGCGCTGTTGGCGACGCCCATCTACAAGGTGGATGCCCTGATCCAGATTGATGATGCCCCTTCGACCAATCCATTGGCTGACGTCAATTCGATTCTGGGCAAGGAGCCGCCGTCCCAGTCCGAGATCGAGATCATCCGCTCGCGGATGGTACTTGGCCGCGCAGTGGACCTGCTCAACCTGGATGTCACCGTCACGCCGAAGCGACTGCCGCTGCTGGGAGATTTCCTTGTGCGCCGCGGGGTGGAGCGCCCGGATTTCGCCCAGGGTTGGGCAAGTACCTGGGCAGGGGAGAGCATCAGCGTCAGTGAGATGCCTGTCGATGACGCCATGCTGGGTAGCACCATTACCCTGCGTGTCGTCGATGATGCGCATTACGAGCTGATCCAGGACGGTGAGTTGCTGGGCAAGGGGCGCATCAATCAGCTGGACAGCTTTGCCGATGGTCAGCTGAATCTGCGTGTCACTGCCTTGAATGCCGCCACAGGCGCGGAATTTGAGCTGACACACATCAGCCGCATGCAGGCGATTCAAAATCTTCGAAGTACCTTCTCAGTGGCGGAGCAGGGCAAGGAAACCGGCATTCTCACGTGGTCGATGACGGGTGAGCAGCCGCGTGAGCTGCAGCGCACGCTGAATACCATCGCGGATATCTATTATTCACAGAATGTTCAGCGTCAGAGTGAGGAGGCGCGCAACAGTCTCGAGTTTCTCGATAACCAGGTACCCAAGGTGCGTGCCCAGCTCGATGAGGCGGAATCGCGCCTGAATGCATTCAGGACGTCACGTGACAGTGTGGATCTCTCACTGGAGACCCAGTCCGTGCTGGAGCGCATCGTGAATCTGGAGGCCCAGGTCAATCAGCTGGAACTGACCGAAGCCGAGATCGCCAAGCGTTATACGCCTAGCCACCCCACCTACGCGGCACTGCTCGAGAAGAAGTCTCAGCTCAAGCGCGAGATGGACAAGCTGAATGCTCAGGTGAAGGACCTTCCGGAAACCCAGCAGGAAGTGTTGCGCCTGACACGTAGTGTGGAAGTGACTCAGGCCATCTACGTGCAGCTGCTGAATAAAGTGCAGGAAATGGAGATCGCCAAGGCCAGTACGGTAGGTAATGTGCGCATCCTGGACGATGCCGGTATCTTGCCGCAGCCCGTCAAGCCGAAGAAGGCCATGATCGTGGTCATCATGACACTGCTCGGCGGCATGCTGTCCGTCGGTGTCATTCTGCTGCGTGCGGCGTTTAGGCGTGGCGTGGAATCGCCGGACCAGCTGGAAGCGCTGGGCCTGCCGATGTATGCCACCATCCCGCTTTCGGATGAGCAGGGCAAGCTGAGCCGCAAGGTGAAGCGCGCGACAGACAAGCATTCGCGCAAGATTCCCAACGGCCTGCTGGCGGAACGCAATCCTGCGGATCTCGCGATCGAGGCCTTGCGTGGCTTACGCACTAGCCTGCACTTCGCCATGCTGGAATCCTCATCCAACACCCTGATGATCACCGGCCCCAGCCCGGGGATAGGCAAGAGTTTCATCGCCGCCAACCTGGCGGCTGTCTGCGCCCAGGCCGGTCAACGCGTGCTGGTAGTGGATGCCGACATGCGCAAGGGTCACATGCACTCCATCTTCGATGAGCGCTCCGAGTGTGGCTTGAGTGACTACCTGGCAGGCAAGAAGTCGCTGGAAGACGTCATTCGCCCTGTTTCCGCGCTTGAATCACTTTCCTACGTCGCGCGTGGCATTGCGCCGCCCAACCCCTCGGAACTGCTGATGAGCGCGCGTTTCCAGGACTTCCTGACTGCGGTCAGCGAGCGTTATGACCTGGTCATCATCGATTCTCCGCCCATCCTTGCCGTCACCGATGCCGCCGTCATCGGCAAGCATGTGGGCACGACTCTGCTGGTGACGCGCTTCGAGGTGAACGCGCCCAAGGAAGTGGAAGTCTCTCTCAAGCGCCTGGCAGCTTCTGGCATTGCCGTGAAAGGCGGAATCCTCAACGCCATGGAGCGCAAGGCCGCCGGCGCCTATGGCGAGAATTATGGCTATTACAACTACAGCTATAAATGA